From Hymenobacter sedentarius, a single genomic window includes:
- a CDS encoding TlpA family protein disulfide reductase — protein MKHKALMQWLPLALFALVLFTPLRPIVLGGVQRGLLATGLWKAEVPVAPITALPVVPTGGPVYPHNLPMVTPEGKAVSLSDLKGKAVFVNLWASWCPPCRAEMPGIEALYQKVDKSKVAFVMLSLDDNPAKAQKYLKSQGFTFPLYFPTGPLPAPFDSNSIPSAVILGPDGQVAARHDGMAEYDTPEFKASLENLSRKAAH, from the coding sequence ATGAAGCATAAAGCACTGATGCAGTGGCTGCCGCTGGCCCTGTTTGCCCTCGTCCTGTTCACGCCCCTGCGGCCCATCGTGCTTGGTGGCGTGCAGCGCGGCCTGCTGGCCACGGGGCTCTGGAAAGCGGAGGTTCCCGTGGCCCCAATCACCGCGCTGCCGGTGGTGCCGACCGGCGGCCCGGTTTACCCGCACAACCTGCCGATGGTGACCCCGGAGGGCAAGGCCGTGAGCCTGAGCGACCTCAAGGGCAAGGCCGTGTTCGTGAACCTGTGGGCCAGCTGGTGCCCACCCTGCCGCGCCGAAATGCCCGGCATCGAGGCCCTGTACCAGAAGGTCGATAAGTCGAAGGTCGCCTTCGTGATGCTCTCGCTCGACGACAACCCGGCCAAGGCCCAGAAGTACCTGAAAAGTCAGGGCTTTACCTTTCCGCTGTACTTCCCCACGGGCCCGCTGCCGGCGCCGTTCGACTCCAACTCCATCCCGTCCGCCGTCATTCTCGGCCCCGATGGGCAAGTGGCGGCCCGGCACGACGGCATGGCCGAATACGATACGCCCGAGTTCAAGGCTTCGCTGGAAAACCTGAGCAGAAAGGCCGCGCATTAG
- a CDS encoding sulfite exporter TauE/SafE family protein, producing the protein MLHSLGYFAAIFIGLSLGIMGGGGSILTVPVLVYLMGVSPVLSTAYSLFVVGSTSAVGASGYFRKGLVSLKTAVVFLMPSLLSVFTVRKVLMPTIPHVLFTAGSIVFTKDLLVLVAFAVLMVAAATSMIRSKQAEEVLDEELHFPHAFNYPLILTIGLVVGTLTGFVGAGGGFLIIPALVLGARLPMKLAVGTSLAIIALNSLIGFTGDLSAGTPIAWTFLLGFLSFALGGIVLGTYLARFIPGARLKPAFGWFTLAMGTFILTKELLFRHA; encoded by the coding sequence ATGCTCCACTCCCTCGGCTACTTCGCGGCCATCTTCATCGGCCTTTCGCTCGGCATCATGGGCGGGGGCGGCTCTATTCTCACGGTGCCCGTGCTGGTGTACCTGATGGGCGTGAGCCCGGTGCTGAGCACGGCGTATTCGCTGTTTGTGGTCGGCTCTACGTCGGCGGTGGGCGCGTCGGGCTACTTCCGCAAGGGGCTGGTGTCGCTGAAAACGGCCGTGGTCTTTCTGATGCCTTCGCTGCTGTCCGTATTTACGGTGCGCAAGGTGCTCATGCCGACCATCCCGCACGTGCTGTTTACGGCCGGCAGCATCGTTTTCACCAAAGACCTGCTGGTGCTGGTGGCCTTTGCCGTGCTCATGGTGGCGGCGGCCACGTCCATGATTCGCAGCAAGCAGGCCGAAGAGGTGCTCGACGAGGAGCTGCACTTCCCGCACGCCTTCAACTATCCGCTTATTCTGACCATCGGGCTGGTGGTGGGCACGCTCACGGGCTTTGTGGGCGCGGGCGGTGGCTTTCTCATCATCCCGGCGCTGGTGCTGGGCGCCCGCCTGCCCATGAAGCTGGCCGTGGGCACCTCGCTGGCCATCATTGCCCTAAACTCGCTCATCGGCTTCACCGGCGACCTGAGCGCCGGCACGCCTATCGCCTGGACGTTCTTGCTTGGTTTTCTGAGCTTTGCCCTGGGCGGCATTGTGCTGGGCACCTACCTCGCGCGCTTCATTCCGGGGGCCCGGCTCAAGCCCGCTTTCGGCTGGTTTACGCTGGCCATGGGCACGTTTATTCTCACCAAGGAACTGCTGTTTCGCCACGCTTAA
- a CDS encoding rhodanese-like domain-containing protein gives MFRSTESATPAFQNLLPAPFAEGLRQPGAVLLDVRRPEEFASGHLPGGVNIEVTSPDFAQRIAALDRTKPTYVYCRSGARSANAAGQLSTAGFGQVHNLLGGVLDWPEQLVR, from the coding sequence ATGTTCCGTTCCACAGAATCTGCCACCCCCGCTTTCCAAAACCTCTTGCCCGCGCCGTTTGCCGAGGGGCTGCGCCAGCCCGGCGCGGTGCTGCTGGACGTGCGCCGGCCCGAGGAGTTTGCCAGCGGCCACCTGCCCGGCGGCGTCAATATCGAGGTAACCAGCCCCGACTTTGCCCAGCGCATCGCGGCGCTTGACCGCACCAAGCCCACCTACGTGTACTGCCGCAGCGGGGCCCGCTCGGCCAACGCGGCCGGCCAGCTCAGCACCGCCGGTTTTGGGCAGGTGCACAACCTGCTGGGCGGGGTGCTGGACTGGCCCGAACAGCTGGTGCGCTAA
- a CDS encoding c-type cytochrome — translation MKPTEAPAQQLLRLVRLLMLLTAAVVLVLAVVVAQLYGPKAAPEPVAADEATQGPPPPGSYHRPATPAPDTAAIPHTAAGREIRYGQELIAHTALYLGPQGSVASLTNGMNCQNCHLEAGTRGFANNYLAVAATYPKLRARSGTVEGIEKRVADCMERSLNGRAVPDRSREMRAMVAYLKWLGQGIPKGQKVYGTGLVKLPYLDRPADPRIGRAVYAAKCQRCHGPTGQGQQLADRREYQYPPLWGPASYNDGAGLFRVSNFAKYVKAAMPFGATFDHPQLTDEQAWDVAAFVNSQPRPHLPTPHDWPDIRQKPVDYPFGPYADAFPEQQHKFGPYQPIEAAHRPPAAAH, via the coding sequence ATGAAACCCACGGAAGCCCCCGCGCAGCAACTGCTCCGGCTGGTTCGGCTGCTGATGCTGCTGACGGCCGCCGTGGTGCTGGTGCTGGCCGTGGTGGTGGCCCAACTCTACGGTCCCAAGGCGGCGCCGGAGCCCGTAGCAGCGGACGAGGCCACGCAGGGCCCGCCCCCGCCCGGCAGCTACCACCGCCCGGCCACGCCAGCGCCGGATACGGCCGCCATTCCGCACACGGCGGCGGGCCGCGAAATCCGCTACGGGCAAGAGCTGATTGCCCACACCGCGCTGTATTTGGGGCCGCAGGGCTCGGTGGCGTCTCTCACCAACGGCATGAATTGCCAGAACTGCCACCTCGAAGCCGGAACGCGCGGCTTTGCTAACAACTACCTGGCCGTGGCCGCCACCTACCCCAAGCTGAGGGCCCGCTCCGGCACGGTGGAGGGCATCGAGAAGCGCGTGGCCGACTGCATGGAACGCAGCCTCAACGGCCGCGCCGTGCCCGACCGCAGCCGTGAAATGCGCGCCATGGTGGCCTACCTCAAATGGTTGGGCCAGGGCATTCCGAAAGGCCAAAAGGTGTACGGCACCGGCCTGGTGAAGCTGCCCTACCTGGACCGGCCGGCCGACCCGCGAATTGGGCGAGCCGTGTATGCGGCCAAGTGCCAGCGCTGCCACGGCCCCACGGGCCAGGGCCAGCAGCTGGCCGATAGGCGCGAGTACCAGTACCCGCCGCTGTGGGGGCCGGCCAGCTACAACGATGGCGCGGGGCTGTTTCGGGTGTCCAACTTTGCCAAGTACGTGAAAGCGGCCATGCCTTTCGGGGCCACCTTCGACCACCCCCAGCTCACCGATGAGCAGGCCTGGGACGTGGCCGCCTTCGTGAACTCGCAGCCCCGCCCCCATCTGCCCACCCCGCACGACTGGCCCGACATCCGCCAGAAGCCCGTGGATTATCCCTTTGGCCCTTACGCGGATGCTTTCCCCGAACAGCAGCACAAGTTCGGGCCCTACCAGCCCATCGAAGCCGCACACCGGCCGCCAGCAGCGGCACATTAG
- a CDS encoding DsrE family protein codes for MMNTTARFLAGAALLLVAAPGISRAQTPATATPVASAPAAQPTATPAPVLTPPNAAVAAKAATYQGAPAPKGHYRAVYQLDSDDPKLISKTLHNMKNALEDPRLKGKLELELVVFSGGTVAFRKDQPYEADVLALQQAGVVLAQCQNSMKAYKLTKADMLPYISIVPTGNGELIIRQAEGWSLVHP; via the coding sequence ATGATGAATACTACCGCTCGTTTTCTGGCTGGCGCGGCCTTGCTGCTTGTGGCCGCACCCGGCATCAGCCGGGCCCAAACGCCTGCAACGGCTACTCCAGTTGCCTCGGCCCCCGCGGCCCAGCCCACTGCCACGCCCGCCCCGGTGCTGACGCCGCCCAACGCGGCAGTGGCGGCGAAGGCAGCCACGTACCAGGGCGCACCGGCTCCCAAGGGCCATTACCGGGCCGTGTACCAGCTCGATAGCGACGACCCGAAGCTCATCAGCAAGACGCTGCACAACATGAAAAACGCCCTGGAAGACCCGCGCCTCAAAGGCAAGCTGGAACTGGAGCTGGTGGTGTTCAGCGGGGGCACGGTGGCTTTCCGCAAAGACCAGCCCTACGAGGCCGACGTGCTGGCGCTGCAGCAGGCGGGCGTCGTTTTGGCCCAGTGCCAGAACTCGATGAAGGCCTACAAGCTGACCAAGGCCGACATGCTGCCCTACATCTCCATTGTGCCCACCGGCAACGGCGAGCTGATTATCCGCCAGGCCGAAGGCTGGTCACTGGTGCACCCATAA
- a CDS encoding gliding motility-associated C-terminal domain-containing protein, protein MAASQFTSCVTTLLAGPDDRCLYFYNVITPNGDTQNETFAIRNIERHPNTALAIFNRWGQKLYHSDGYHNTYGNASTAPGLYYYLCQTAEGAIYKGWFEVIR, encoded by the coding sequence GTGGCCGCGTCGCAATTCACGTCCTGCGTTACCACACTGCTGGCGGGCCCCGACGACCGGTGCCTGTATTTCTACAACGTCATCACGCCCAATGGCGACACCCAGAACGAAACCTTTGCCATCAGGAACATCGAGCGCCACCCCAATACGGCGCTGGCCATCTTCAACCGCTGGGGCCAGAAGCTGTACCATTCCGACGGCTACCACAACACGTACGGCAATGCAAGCACGGCGCCCGGCCTGTACTACTACCTCTGCCAAACCGCCGAGGGTGCCATCTACAAAGGCTGGTTTGAGGTCATCCGCTAA
- a CDS encoding DUF4142 domain-containing protein produces MKTLSYFLIAAAMATATACSSTNTAASESATSNATDTRMGTDMNPTPAPDANAGVTATGADATGGSADMTAYMNTFATMQDPVFLMNAASSNMLEVRASQMAAQKATTPEVRKFAQSMVSKYTQANQELKAIAAPLGVKMPQTMMPVHQALADRLMDKRGKEFDQTYLDVLDKAHQMDIAMFEVKSKAAETPAVQAYAAKTLPVLHSQQDMTTALEKK; encoded by the coding sequence ATGAAAACCCTTTCTTATTTCCTGATAGCCGCCGCGATGGCCACCGCCACCGCGTGTAGCAGCACCAACACGGCCGCTTCCGAATCGGCGACCAGTAACGCCACGGATACCCGCATGGGTACCGACATGAACCCCACGCCCGCCCCCGACGCCAACGCGGGCGTGACCGCCACCGGCGCCGATGCCACGGGCGGCAGCGCCGACATGACGGCCTACATGAACACGTTTGCCACCATGCAGGACCCCGTATTCCTGATGAACGCGGCCAGCAGCAACATGCTGGAAGTTCGGGCCAGCCAAATGGCGGCCCAAAAAGCCACCACCCCCGAGGTGCGGAAATTTGCCCAATCGATGGTGAGCAAGTACACCCAGGCCAACCAGGAGCTAAAAGCCATTGCCGCGCCCCTGGGCGTAAAAATGCCCCAAACGATGATGCCCGTGCACCAGGCTCTGGCCGACCGGCTGATGGACAAGCGCGGCAAAGAGTTTGACCAGACCTACCTCGACGTCCTGGACAAGGCGCACCAGATGGACATTGCCATGTTTGAGGTGAAAAGCAAAGCGGCCGAAACGCCCGCCGTTCAGGCATATGCTGCCAAAACGCTGCCCGTCCTGCATTCGCAGCAGGACATGACCACTGCCCTCGAAAAGAAGTAG
- a CDS encoding NmrA family NAD(P)-binding protein, with protein sequence MAELTTAKQRNPTTERAPIVLAGATGDLGHRIGLALLARGAVVRALVRPGSAHKPEVATLREQGAELVEVDFNSVMALTQACAGAACVVSALSGLREVIVDLQKRLLDAAVAAGVPRFIPSDYCIDYTKLPMGSNRNLDLRREFNQRLDQAPIQATSVLNGMFTDLLTGQAPVVLFKIKRVMYYGDADQPLDFTTTANTAEFTAAAALDPTTPRYLRVAGEVATVRGLQKAASQATGEPFKLLRMGGVWVLGALIKVTKALMPASDDVFPPWQGMQYMHNMFTGRPKLQPLDNARYPDIRWTPVREVLATRAG encoded by the coding sequence TTGGCAGAACTTACTACCGCTAAGCAACGCAATCCGACTACCGAACGCGCCCCCATCGTGCTGGCCGGCGCCACCGGCGACCTGGGGCACCGCATTGGGCTTGCCCTGCTGGCGCGCGGCGCCGTGGTGCGGGCGCTGGTGCGCCCGGGCAGCGCCCACAAACCGGAGGTGGCCACGTTGCGCGAGCAGGGCGCCGAGTTGGTGGAAGTCGATTTCAACAGCGTCATGGCGCTCACGCAGGCCTGCGCGGGCGCGGCCTGCGTGGTGTCGGCCCTGTCGGGGCTGCGCGAGGTGATAGTGGACCTGCAAAAGCGGCTGCTCGATGCGGCGGTGGCGGCCGGCGTGCCCCGCTTCATTCCGTCCGACTACTGCATCGATTACACCAAGCTGCCCATGGGCTCCAACCGCAACCTCGACCTGCGCCGGGAGTTCAACCAACGGCTCGACCAGGCCCCCATTCAGGCCACGTCGGTGCTCAACGGCATGTTTACCGACTTGCTCACCGGCCAGGCGCCGGTGGTGCTGTTCAAAATCAAGCGGGTGATGTACTACGGCGACGCCGACCAGCCCCTGGACTTCACCACCACGGCCAATACCGCCGAATTTACCGCCGCCGCGGCCCTCGACCCCACCACGCCGCGCTACCTGCGCGTGGCCGGCGAAGTGGCCACCGTGCGGGGCCTGCAAAAGGCCGCCAGCCAAGCCACCGGCGAGCCGTTTAAGCTGCTGCGAATGGGCGGGGTGTGGGTGCTGGGCGCCCTGATAAAAGTGACCAAAGCCCTGATGCCGGCCAGCGACGACGTGTTTCCGCCCTGGCAGGGCATGCAGTACATGCACAACATGTTCACGGGCCGGCCCAAGCTGCAGCCCCTGGACAATGCCCGCTACCCCGACATACGGTGGACGCCAGTGCGGGAAGTGCTGGCCACCCGAGCCGGCTGA
- a CDS encoding SDR family NAD(P)-dependent oxidoreductase — MKMTLPALVITGVSSGLGLASARAFLSRGYRVFGSVRTPADAARLQAELGEAFVPLLFDVTDGPAIARAAAEVAAQLAGEPLRGLINNAGIALGGPLLCQPIEVVRQHFEVNVLGLVQVTQAFLPLLGAQPNFQGRVGRVINIGSVSGQVAAPFMGAYVGTKFALEGLTASWRRELQLFGVPMVLIGLGVTKTPIWDKGIDLAPYRDTPYYAAAQRFAGYVSNTRDKGLSADYVAERLVSILETPRPRLRYTIAPDVFRSWIVPRLLPARLFDWLLGKGIGLLPAKR, encoded by the coding sequence ATGAAAATGACTCTTCCGGCCCTGGTAATCACGGGTGTATCGAGCGGCCTGGGGTTGGCCTCGGCCCGCGCGTTTCTCAGCCGCGGCTACCGCGTGTTTGGCAGCGTGCGCACCCCCGCCGATGCCGCCCGGCTGCAAGCGGAGCTGGGCGAAGCCTTCGTGCCGCTGCTTTTCGACGTGACCGATGGCCCCGCCATTGCCCGGGCCGCGGCCGAGGTGGCGGCCCAGCTGGCCGGCGAGCCCCTGCGCGGCCTCATCAACAACGCCGGCATTGCGCTGGGCGGGCCGCTGCTGTGCCAGCCCATCGAGGTGGTGCGGCAGCACTTTGAGGTGAATGTGCTGGGCCTCGTGCAGGTGACCCAGGCGTTTCTGCCCTTGCTTGGGGCCCAGCCCAATTTCCAGGGGCGCGTCGGCCGGGTCATCAATATTGGCTCGGTGAGTGGGCAGGTGGCCGCCCCGTTTATGGGCGCCTACGTGGGTACCAAGTTTGCCCTGGAAGGCCTCACGGCCTCGTGGCGCCGGGAGCTGCAGCTGTTTGGCGTGCCCATGGTGCTCATTGGGCTGGGCGTGACCAAAACCCCCATCTGGGACAAGGGCATCGACCTGGCGCCCTACCGCGACACGCCCTACTATGCCGCCGCCCAGCGCTTCGCGGGCTACGTGAGCAACACCCGCGACAAAGGCCTCAGCGCCGACTACGTGGCCGAGCGGCTGGTGAGCATCCTGGAAACGCCGCGCCCGCGCCTGCGCTACACCATCGCGCCCGATGTGTTCCGCAGCTGGATAGTGCCCCGGCTCCTGCCCGCTCGCCTCTTCGACTGGCTCCTGGGCAAGGGTATTGGGCTGCTGCCGGCGAAGCGGTAG
- a CDS encoding pirin family protein, translated as MLDLVIDARPAAIMPGFDVKRILPYRLRRMLGPFIFMDHAGPVHVPPEQLPSLDVLPHPHIGLSTVSYLFGGQVTHRDSLGVEQIIRPGEVNWMTAGSGIAHSERFEDPGTLAGGALEMIQTWVALPEAAEEQTPTFANYQPQELPIFTDQGVWMRLIAGDAFGLRNEVKTHSPLFYLHVVLQTGARFGLPRGYPERGAYVAKGSVEVNGRLYTPGQLLVFTPGLNPVLVAREPSTLMLLGGEPLGERFIWWNFVSSRRERIDQAKADWKAGRIALPPNDNAVFVPLPEDKSRPAGSPPPQALS; from the coding sequence ATGCTCGACCTCGTCATTGATGCCCGCCCCGCCGCCATTATGCCGGGGTTTGATGTGAAGCGGATTCTGCCCTACCGGCTGCGGCGCATGCTGGGGCCGTTTATTTTCATGGACCACGCCGGCCCCGTGCACGTGCCGCCCGAGCAGCTGCCGAGCCTCGACGTGCTGCCCCACCCCCACATTGGGCTGAGCACGGTGAGCTACCTGTTTGGCGGCCAGGTCACCCACCGCGACAGCCTCGGCGTGGAGCAGATTATCCGGCCGGGCGAGGTAAACTGGATGACCGCCGGCAGCGGCATTGCCCACTCCGAACGGTTTGAGGACCCTGGCACCCTGGCGGGCGGCGCCCTCGAAATGATTCAGACCTGGGTGGCCCTGCCCGAAGCCGCCGAAGAGCAGACGCCCACCTTCGCCAACTACCAGCCCCAGGAGCTGCCCATTTTCACCGACCAGGGCGTGTGGATGCGCCTGATTGCGGGCGATGCCTTTGGCTTGCGCAACGAGGTCAAAACGCATTCGCCCCTGTTTTACCTGCACGTGGTGCTGCAGACCGGCGCCCGGTTTGGCCTGCCCCGCGGCTACCCCGAGCGCGGCGCCTACGTGGCCAAAGGCAGCGTGGAAGTAAACGGCCGCCTCTACACCCCGGGCCAGCTGCTGGTGTTCACGCCCGGCCTCAACCCGGTGCTGGTGGCCCGCGAGCCCAGCACGCTGATGCTGCTGGGCGGCGAGCCGCTGGGCGAGCGGTTTATCTGGTGGAATTTCGTGTCGTCGCGCCGCGAGCGCATCGACCAGGCTAAAGCCGACTGGAAAGCCGGCCGCATTGCCCTGCCCCCGAACGACAACGCTGTGTTTGTGCCGCTGCCGGAGGATAAGTCGCGCCCGGCGGGCTCGCCGCCGCCGCAGGCGCTTTCCTGA
- a CDS encoding class I SAM-dependent methyltransferase, protein MLSPFVEQFFRNPATVGSLVPSSRELSDKVMEPIDFTTARCIVEYGPGTGVFTDVIIQRRKAETVVVLVELNRRFAKLLRERYAGQPNVHVIHGSADKTGQYLRELGAPAAEYVVCGLPFSSLPRRQGWRILEHTRDLLRPAGKLILFQYSLQNKRLFAKFFRLLDHAYVLLNLPPAHVLVYTPAPAEE, encoded by the coding sequence ATGCTTTCTCCTTTTGTCGAGCAGTTTTTTCGCAACCCCGCCACGGTGGGCTCGCTGGTGCCCAGTTCCCGCGAGCTTTCCGACAAGGTGATGGAGCCCATCGATTTCACCACCGCCCGCTGCATTGTGGAGTACGGTCCCGGCACGGGCGTCTTCACCGATGTCATCATCCAGCGCCGCAAAGCCGAAACCGTGGTGGTGCTCGTGGAGCTGAACCGGCGCTTTGCCAAGCTGCTGCGGGAGCGCTATGCCGGCCAGCCCAACGTGCACGTCATCCACGGCTCGGCCGATAAAACCGGCCAGTACCTGCGGGAGCTGGGCGCGCCGGCGGCCGAGTACGTGGTGTGCGGTCTGCCGTTTTCGTCGTTGCCGCGGCGGCAGGGCTGGCGCATCCTCGAGCACACCCGCGACTTGCTCCGGCCCGCCGGCAAGCTCATTTTGTTTCAGTATTCGCTCCAGAACAAGCGCTTGTTTGCGAAATTCTTTCGCCTGCTCGACCACGCCTACGTGCTGCTGAACCTGCCGCCCGCGCACGTGCTGGTGTACACGCCCGCCCCGGCGGAGGAGTAG
- a CDS encoding oxygenase MpaB family protein, translated as MAYFVAKGSVVRAIWGKADTVLFIFAGAAAEFALNKAVDWLYFTGRLPADPLARLFSTVEYARKIVYSQQATAERAIDSIAAIHAAVEAKRGMAIPDWAYRDVLFLLIDYSIRAFETLERPLTLAEKEEVFDVFARVGRRMGIPHLPASYAEWLPVRQQHLATDLAYSRFTADLYQQYRKHLGPFRYWLLRHAQRLVVPGTVRELLQLGTTSWVRPILPVYRRTQQLALGRWMRAAILPPAYRAKIDALDSAPRHLTPAGHGPSPAGYDPSLAERGA; from the coding sequence ATGGCTTATTTCGTTGCAAAAGGTTCGGTGGTGCGCGCCATCTGGGGCAAGGCCGATACCGTGCTGTTCATTTTTGCGGGGGCCGCGGCCGAGTTTGCCCTCAATAAGGCCGTGGACTGGCTTTACTTCACCGGCCGCCTGCCCGCCGACCCGCTCGCCCGCCTGTTTTCGACGGTGGAGTACGCTCGCAAAATCGTGTACTCCCAGCAAGCCACTGCCGAGCGCGCCATCGATTCCATTGCGGCCATTCACGCGGCCGTGGAAGCCAAGCGCGGCATGGCCATCCCGGATTGGGCCTACCGCGACGTGCTGTTTCTGCTCATCGATTACTCCATCCGCGCGTTCGAGACGCTGGAGCGGCCGCTCACCCTCGCCGAAAAAGAGGAGGTATTCGACGTGTTTGCCCGCGTGGGCCGGCGCATGGGCATCCCCCACCTGCCGGCCAGCTACGCCGAGTGGCTGCCGGTGCGCCAGCAGCACCTGGCCACCGACCTGGCGTACAGCCGCTTCACCGCCGACCTCTACCAGCAGTATCGCAAGCACCTGGGCCCGTTCCGTTACTGGCTGCTGCGCCACGCCCAGCGCCTGGTGGTGCCCGGCACCGTGCGCGAGCTGCTGCAGCTGGGCACTACCTCGTGGGTGCGGCCCATCCTGCCGGTGTACCGCCGCACCCAGCAGCTGGCGCTGGGCCGCTGGATGCGAGCGGCCATTCTGCCGCCCGCTTACCGGGCCAAAATTGACGCATTGGATAGCGCGCCGCGGCACCTCACCCCTGCTGGGCACGGCCCCAGCCCTGCCGGGTACGACCCCTCTCTCGCGGAGAGAGGAGCCTAG
- a CDS encoding prolyl oligopeptidase family serine peptidase — protein MRSLYASLAAVLLSAPAFAQAPIKTLPYPQTKKVDTVTTYFGTKVADPYRWLENDQAPDTKNWVQEENKVTQNYLAQIPFRDAVRKRLETLWNYEKFGAPFKEGKYTYFSKNTGLQSQSVVYRQVGATGTPEVFLDPNTFSKDGTTSLAGLNFTKDGSLAAYQISEGGSDWRKVIVLRTADKTIVGDTLKDVKFSGTAWKGNDGFYYSSYDKPKAGSQLAGKTQIHKLMYHKLGTPQSTDKLVFGGDKTPRRYINGSVTEDQRFLVISARNTTTGNELYIQDLSKPNSPIVTVVDNEKTINDVVDNVGSKLYIFTNLSAPNNRVVTVDAGNPKPASWKTLIPETKNVLEVSTAGGKIFAQYLKDATSLIEQYNMAGKKERDIALPALGTASGFNGKKEEKETYYTFTSYIYPPTIFKYDIASGKSTVWKKAGVQFDPTKFESKQVFYNSKDGTRIPMIITYKKGMVLNGKNPTLLYAYGGFNVSVTPGFNPANIVLLENGGIYAVPNLRGGGEYGEKWHLAGTKLQKQNVFDDFIAAAEYLKANKYTDTDHLALSGGSNGGLLVGATMAQRPDLAKVAFPAVGVMDMLRYNQFTAGAGWAFDYGTAQDSKEMFDYLYKYSPYHALKPASYPATMVTTADHDDRVVPAHSFKFASRLQEAQKGNAPVLIRVETKAGHGAGRSTAQVISELTDKWSFMFQNMGVTPYQNN, from the coding sequence ACTTCGGGACCAAGGTGGCCGACCCCTACCGCTGGCTGGAAAACGACCAGGCCCCCGACACCAAGAACTGGGTGCAGGAAGAAAACAAGGTGACCCAGAATTACCTAGCCCAGATTCCTTTCCGCGACGCCGTGCGCAAGCGCCTCGAAACGCTGTGGAACTACGAGAAATTCGGCGCCCCTTTCAAGGAAGGCAAGTACACCTACTTCTCGAAAAACACGGGCCTGCAAAGCCAGTCGGTGGTGTACCGGCAGGTGGGCGCCACGGGCACCCCGGAGGTGTTCCTCGACCCCAATACCTTCTCCAAAGACGGCACCACCTCGCTGGCTGGCCTGAACTTCACCAAAGACGGCAGCTTGGCCGCCTACCAGATTTCGGAAGGCGGCTCGGACTGGCGCAAGGTGATTGTGCTGCGCACGGCCGACAAGACCATCGTGGGCGATACGCTCAAGGACGTGAAGTTCTCCGGCACCGCCTGGAAGGGCAACGACGGCTTCTACTACAGCTCCTACGACAAGCCCAAGGCCGGCAGCCAGCTGGCCGGCAAAACGCAGATTCACAAACTGATGTACCACAAGCTGGGCACGCCGCAAAGCACCGACAAACTCGTGTTTGGCGGCGACAAAACGCCCCGCCGCTACATCAACGGCTCGGTGACGGAAGACCAGCGCTTCCTGGTTATCTCGGCCCGCAACACCACCACCGGCAACGAACTCTACATCCAGGACCTGAGCAAGCCAAACAGCCCCATTGTGACGGTGGTCGACAACGAGAAGACCATCAACGACGTGGTTGATAACGTGGGCAGCAAGCTCTACATTTTCACCAACCTCAGCGCTCCCAACAACCGCGTGGTGACCGTGGACGCCGGCAATCCCAAGCCCGCCAGCTGGAAAACCCTGATTCCGGAAACCAAGAACGTGCTGGAGGTGAGCACCGCCGGCGGCAAAATATTTGCCCAATACCTCAAAGACGCCACTTCGCTGATTGAGCAGTACAACATGGCCGGCAAGAAGGAGCGGGACATTGCCCTGCCTGCGCTGGGCACGGCCAGCGGCTTCAACGGCAAGAAAGAAGAAAAGGAAACCTACTACACCTTCACGTCCTACATCTACCCGCCCACCATCTTCAAGTATGACATCGCCAGCGGCAAATCGACGGTGTGGAAGAAGGCCGGCGTCCAGTTCGACCCCACCAAGTTCGAGTCGAAGCAGGTGTTTTATAACTCCAAAGACGGCACCCGCATCCCGATGATTATCACCTACAAAAAAGGGATGGTGCTGAACGGCAAAAACCCCACGCTGCTGTATGCCTACGGCGGTTTCAACGTCTCCGTGACCCCCGGCTTTAACCCCGCCAACATTGTGCTGCTGGAGAACGGTGGCATCTACGCCGTGCCCAACCTGCGCGGCGGCGGCGAGTACGGCGAAAAGTGGCACCTGGCGGGCACCAAGCTGCAAAAGCAGAACGTGTTCGACGACTTCATTGCCGCGGCCGAGTACCTGAAAGCCAACAAGTACACCGACACCGACCACCTGGCCCTCTCGGGCGGCTCCAATGGCGGCTTGCTGGTGGGCGCTACCATGGCCCAGCGCCCCGACCTCGCCAAAGTGGCATTCCCCGCCGTGGGCGTGATGGACATGCTGCGCTACAACCAGTTTACGGCCGGCGCTGGCTGGGCCTTCGATTACGGCACGGCCCAGGACTCTAAGGAGATGTTTGACTATCTCTACAAGTACTCGCCCTACCACGCCCTGAAGCCCGCCAGCTACCCCGCCACCATGGTCACCACCGCCGACCACGACGACCGGGTAGTGCCCGCGCACTCCTTCAAATTCGCCTCGCGCCTGCAGGAAGCCCAGAAAGGCAACGCGCCGGTGCTCATCCGGGTTGAAACCAAAGCCGGCCACGGCGCCGGGCGCTCCACCGCCCAGGTTATCAGCGAGCTGACCGATAAGTGGAGCTTCATGTTCCAGAACATGGGCGTGACGCCCTACCAGAACAACTAA